A portion of the Candidatus Cloacimonadaceae bacterium genome contains these proteins:
- a CDS encoding HAD-IA family hydrolase, with amino-acid sequence MKADMFSLADKQSRKDVFGQKPFLLFDFDGTIADSVHPMYELFNQLAPKYGINPISQQDFSIIRSMSIPKAFKHLGIPFYKLARAIPVALREYRKIINDLEPCAGIIPMLNKLQAAGIPMALLSSNSIENVHLFLDKHDIQSFDWVEGTGGILKKHTKIKHQIRKHKLDRSRVIYVGDESRDIVAAQKCGIRIISVSWGFHTAEHLCSFDPDFLVNRAEEIVDLVLKNDSLLPKSQPSFTRTFQTIICATDLFAMH; translated from the coding sequence ATGAAAGCAGATATGTTCAGTTTGGCAGATAAACAAAGCCGGAAAGATGTGTTCGGGCAGAAACCCTTTCTGCTCTTTGATTTTGATGGCACGATCGCGGATTCCGTCCATCCGATGTATGAGTTGTTCAATCAGTTGGCACCAAAATATGGGATCAATCCGATCAGTCAGCAGGACTTTAGCATCATCCGCAGCATGTCTATCCCCAAGGCGTTCAAACACCTGGGAATTCCTTTCTACAAGCTCGCGCGAGCCATTCCCGTAGCTCTGAGGGAGTATCGCAAAATCATCAACGATCTCGAGCCCTGCGCCGGAATCATTCCCATGCTGAACAAGCTCCAGGCTGCAGGGATTCCCATGGCGCTGCTCAGTTCAAACAGCATTGAAAACGTGCATCTCTTTTTGGATAAACACGATATCCAGAGTTTCGACTGGGTGGAAGGAACCGGCGGCATCCTTAAAAAGCATACCAAGATCAAACACCAGATCAGAAAGCACAAGCTCGACCGCAGCCGCGTCATCTATGTCGGAGACGAAAGCCGGGACATTGTTGCCGCCCAAAAATGCGGCATCAGAATCATCTCGGTCTCCTGGGGTTTTCATACCGCGGAGCACCTCTGCTCCTTTGATCCGGACTTCCTCGTCAACAGAGCCGAAGAGATTGTGGATTTAGTGCTCAAAAATGACTCTCTGCTCCCCAAATCCCAACCCTCGTTCACACGCACATTTCAGACAATAATTTGCGCAACTGATCTTTTTGCCATGCATTAA
- a CDS encoding M23 family metallopeptidase — MQDHGKHILLGLIVVLLLTFSLMSIIAPGKAKAHRQTDFEKAPPDPWITEIIPAGGSIFSVLEKNEVPPWNIALVSYRFGEYIDVTTIQPGDTLKILLSETDNKIQKMVFIQEETTRHLFSVQNDSLFYILESLPVEIRTRIINGNLSGTLDSSLLAEGLNPMQKQQINNGLEAKINFRRDAREGDTYKLLVEERIFKGKSMKGGKILFASYSGTRTGTHELFRFEDDSEKSVLTGLYDSDGKSNIISGVGFPLSSIHVVSQFGRRIDPVYGRWAQHQGVDYRARYGTPIFSVANGTVIEARYNGGWGNHVRIKHSSGMISQYAHLSSMSVKSGQTVKRGQIIGRVGSTGKSTGPHLHFGLMKGNSFVNPNQLKMVGAEKLNAAQMAEFTRQKETIRQKIRNLEAPQLPA; from the coding sequence ATGCAAGATCATGGAAAACATATACTTCTGGGTTTGATCGTTGTTTTGCTGCTTACCTTCAGCTTGATGAGCATCATCGCTCCGGGCAAGGCAAAAGCGCATCGGCAAACCGATTTCGAAAAAGCCCCGCCGGATCCTTGGATCACAGAGATCATCCCTGCCGGCGGCAGCATTTTTTCCGTTCTGGAAAAGAACGAAGTTCCGCCTTGGAACATTGCCCTCGTCTCATACCGGTTTGGAGAATACATTGACGTGACCACTATCCAACCCGGCGACACCCTCAAAATCTTGCTTTCCGAGACCGACAACAAGATTCAAAAAATGGTCTTTATCCAGGAAGAAACCACCCGCCACCTCTTCAGCGTGCAAAACGACTCGCTATTCTACATCCTTGAATCCCTGCCGGTGGAAATCCGCACCCGCATCATCAACGGAAATCTCTCCGGCACATTGGATTCCTCACTGCTGGCAGAGGGTCTCAACCCGATGCAAAAACAACAGATCAACAACGGTCTCGAAGCCAAGATCAATTTCCGCCGCGACGCACGAGAAGGCGATACCTACAAGCTCTTGGTGGAAGAACGGATCTTCAAGGGGAAAAGCATGAAAGGTGGAAAAATACTCTTTGCTTCCTATAGCGGCACCCGCACCGGCACGCATGAACTCTTTCGTTTCGAGGACGACAGCGAAAAATCCGTTCTCACCGGTCTCTACGACAGCGATGGTAAGAGTAACATCATTAGCGGTGTCGGTTTTCCTCTCTCATCGATCCACGTTGTCTCCCAATTTGGCAGAAGGATCGATCCCGTCTATGGACGTTGGGCGCAGCACCAGGGAGTGGATTATCGAGCCCGCTATGGCACACCGATTTTTTCAGTTGCCAATGGCACAGTGATCGAAGCCCGCTACAATGGAGGCTGGGGAAACCATGTCCGGATCAAACACTCCAGCGGCATGATTTCCCAATACGCACATCTCAGCTCAATGAGCGTGAAAAGCGGACAAACCGTTAAACGCGGTCAGATCATAGGAAGGGTTGGCAGCACCGGGAAATCCACCGGCCCGCATCTGCATTTCGGACTGATGAAAGGAAACAGTTTCGTCAATCCCAACCAACTCAAGATGGTCGGCGCCGAAAAACTCAACGCTGCCCAAATGGCGGAATTTACAAGGCAGAAAGAAACAATCCGGCAGAAGATCAGGAATTTGGAAGCTCCGCAACTACCTGCATAA
- a CDS encoding cation diffusion facilitator family transporter, with translation MKDRDTQTNMTVNLGMVTNFVLAVLKTTVGILGRSHALLADGINSTSDVIYYVAVKIFMHHARKPADAEHPYGHRQLETISAIVVGAFILTTGIAIFWESINKVYDLVASSEKGHAAASLALYIAGGTLITKIILYTYTKRSFAATRNPTLKALANDHFNDIMASIAVITGLIFGRMGYYWMDPAAGAVVAIYIIKTGVEIVMESSRELMDSVPDDDFHKEVRRIVLDVPGVIRIDDLGIHRFGPYYTVNMSIGVSGNISVEAGHEISHAVEEILLENYSSGLRNVHIHYHPAE, from the coding sequence TTGAAGGACAGAGACACACAGACCAATATGACCGTGAACCTCGGCATGGTGACGAACTTCGTCCTGGCGGTGCTTAAGACGACGGTCGGTATCCTTGGCCGCAGCCATGCCTTGTTGGCAGATGGCATAAACTCCACCTCGGATGTAATCTATTACGTTGCAGTAAAGATATTTATGCATCATGCGAGAAAACCGGCGGACGCGGAACATCCCTACGGACACCGTCAGTTGGAAACGATCTCCGCCATCGTGGTCGGAGCCTTCATCCTCACCACCGGCATCGCCATCTTCTGGGAATCGATCAACAAGGTCTATGATCTTGTCGCTTCTTCCGAAAAAGGGCACGCCGCCGCAAGCCTGGCACTATACATCGCCGGCGGCACATTGATCACGAAGATCATCCTCTATACTTACACCAAACGGTCTTTTGCAGCCACCCGCAATCCTACTCTTAAAGCATTGGCAAACGATCATTTCAACGACATCATGGCTTCCATCGCGGTGATCACGGGTCTCATATTCGGACGCATGGGATACTATTGGATGGATCCTGCCGCCGGAGCAGTCGTCGCCATTTATATCATCAAAACCGGGGTCGAGATCGTCATGGAATCCTCAAGAGAGCTTATGGACAGCGTTCCGGATGACGATTTTCACAAGGAAGTCCGCCGCATCGTGCTCGATGTTCCGGGAGTGATCCGTATTGACGATCTTGGCATACACCGTTTCGGCCCATATTATACCGTAAACATGTCCATTGGCGTGAGCGGAAACATTAGCGTCGAAGCCGGACATGAAATCTCCCACGCGGTGGAAGAGATACTCTTAGAAAACTACAGCAGTGGCTTGCGCAACGTGCACATCCACTATCACCCGGCGGAATGA
- the ablA gene encoding lysine 2,3-aminomutase, with protein MSEIIAIRSIATDEQWHDWHWQLKHRITDFATLKKYINLLPEEEAVAQSNAFSFRMAITPHYLSLIDQSNPLDPIRMQAIPRIAEGDITLSDMADPLHEDADAPVPGMTHRYPDRVLLLVTDQCAMYCRHCTRRRKAGEHDAPMPRENVEKALEYIRNHKEIRDVILSGGDPLTLGDQRLDEILEKLSLIEHVDIVRIGSRLPVVLPQRITESLLAVLRKYKFVWLNTHFNHPQEMTPDSATALAKLAEIGVVMGNQSVLLKGINDNVDVMKQLVHSLVRNRVRPYYIYQCDLSEGIAHFRTPVSKGIEIIESLRGHTSGLCVPTFVVDAPGGGGKIPVMPNYLISQMPGRIILRNYEGFITAYTEPGFEMIKDSDYKNLCPEERKSVEGVMALLRGKKVSIGPADTKRNNRREK; from the coding sequence ATGAGCGAGATTATTGCAATTCGCAGCATCGCAACCGATGAGCAGTGGCATGATTGGCACTGGCAGCTCAAACATCGGATCACGGATTTTGCCACGCTGAAAAAGTATATCAATCTGCTCCCAGAAGAGGAAGCGGTAGCCCAATCCAACGCTTTTTCCTTCCGCATGGCGATCACTCCACATTATCTATCGCTGATTGATCAATCCAATCCATTGGATCCGATCCGCATGCAAGCGATTCCCCGCATTGCCGAAGGCGACATTACTCTTTCGGATATGGCGGATCCTTTGCACGAGGACGCGGACGCTCCGGTGCCGGGAATGACGCATCGCTATCCGGATCGAGTGCTGCTTTTGGTCACCGACCAGTGCGCCATGTATTGCAGGCATTGCACCAGACGCAGAAAAGCAGGGGAACACGATGCTCCCATGCCGCGCGAAAACGTGGAAAAAGCGCTTGAATATATCCGCAATCACAAGGAAATCCGGGATGTCATCCTCAGCGGCGGAGATCCACTCACTCTGGGAGACCAGCGTTTGGACGAGATTTTGGAAAAGCTGAGCCTGATCGAGCATGTGGACATCGTTCGCATCGGTTCACGCCTGCCGGTGGTATTACCTCAGCGGATCACTGAAAGCCTGCTGGCGGTCTTGAGAAAGTATAAATTCGTCTGGTTGAACACGCATTTCAACCATCCTCAGGAAATGACTCCTGATTCTGCCACGGCACTTGCAAAGCTTGCTGAAATCGGTGTCGTGATGGGCAACCAATCCGTGTTGCTGAAAGGCATCAACGACAACGTCGATGTGATGAAACAGCTCGTGCATTCTCTCGTTCGCAACCGCGTCCGCCCATATTACATCTATCAATGCGATCTTTCGGAAGGGATAGCCCATTTCCGCACTCCGGTTTCCAAAGGCATCGAGATCATCGAATCCCTGCGCGGTCACACCTCCGGCTTGTGTGTTCCCACTTTTGTGGTGGACGCTCCCGGCGGCGGCGGCAAGATTCCCGTGATGCCAAATTATCTGATCTCCCAGATGCCTGGAAGGATAATTCTGCGCAACTATGAAGGATTCATCACGGCATACACTGAGCCCGGTTTCGAAATGATCAAAGATTCCGATTACAAAAACCTCTGTCCGGAAGAGCGAAAATCAGTCGAAGGCGTGATGGCTCTGCTGCGTGGAAAGAAAGTATCGATCGGTCCGGCGGACACAAAACGCAATAACCGCCGCGAAAAATAG